ATCACCATCCTCAGCTCTCACTCGCTTGAAACAGTTTCGGCGCGCCGAAATAGAGCAAAATCAATACAACCGCCGACAAAAGGAATGAAGGAATCATGTAGCCGAGATTGTAGACGAGAGAGTAGACGACGACCGGTGTTCCTTCCGGCGCATACGATCCCCACCAAACGATACCCGAAACAAAATGGGCCGCAAACCGCAAGCCGCTGCCGAGAAGAGTTCCGAGAAACAGGCGTGCCCCGTTCAGCAAGCGTGCGTCCCCTGCTTTCAGACGAAACACCCCGGCAATCCCGACCAACAAAAAGGCGAGCGGATAGTCTACTAAAATGGAAACCGGATGCACCAAATAAGGGTTCAACAAAAAATTGACAATACCGAAAATCAATCCCGTAACTAAGCCAGCTTCGACGCCTCTCCGAAACGCCATCAACAAGATCGGCACCATTTCCAAGGAAATCGACCCGCCGTATGCCCACGGCGCATCAAATTTCACATAACTGAGAACCACCGCGAGCGCCACCATGACCGCCGTTTCCGTAATCAAACGTGTCCGTTTCAAATTCATTCGAAAAACAACCTCCTTCAATAGTCAATAAACGAGTGCGGAGCAGTTTGCATAAAAAAAACAGTTCCACGCACGCAAAGGGGAACTGTCTTCACCGACAATTAACCACAATCCCTACGCAGGCATGATCCATACTCAGGTTTCAAGGGTCGGAAGACTACTTCCCTCTCAGCTCCTCAATCGGAACTCCCCCTGTGGAAGAACGATTCAATTGTATTGAAGTCACTTAGTCGCCGCGAATCGCACGAATCGCCGCGGCACGGTCTTTCTTGTTGAAAATCGCCGAACCGGCCACGAGCACGTCAGCGCCGGCCTCGATGCACGACGAAGCATTTTCTGCAGTAATCCCGCCGTCCAATTCAATTTCAATCGGTCGATTTTCTTGTTTTAGTTTATCAGAAAGTGAACGAATTTTCGATAAAACGCCTTCGATAAAAGATTGACCGCCGAATCCCGGATTTACGGTCATTAACAACACAAGATCGACATCGTCGATGATATGGCGGATGGTCTCGAGCGGCGTTGCCGGGTTCAACACAACGCCGGCCTTCGCCCCGTGGTTTTTAATCGCATGAACGGTCCGGTGCAAATGCGGACACGTTTCCACGTGCACCGAAACGATATCCGCTCCCGACTTCACGAAATCTTCAATGTAACGATCCGGCTGCTCAATCATTAAGTGGACGTCAAGCGTGAGCTCTGTCAGCGGTCGAATCGCCGAGACGACTTGCGGTCCCATCGTAAGGTTCGGCACGAAATGTCCATCCATCACGTCAATATGAATGTAATCGGCTCCTCCTTGTTCAACGTCGCGAATTTCATCTCCGAGTTTCGCAAAATCAGCAGCCAAGATTGACGGCGCAACTTTCATGGGTCAGTACCTCCGTTTTTGTCCTTGAATTTCTTCATAAAATTGTTTGTAATGCTCATGGCGATATGCCGGGATTTCCTTATTGGCGACCGCTTCTTTCACTGCGCATTTCGGCTCCGCCAAATGCGTGCAGCCGCGAAATTTGCATTCGGCCGCCAACGCACGCATTTCTGGAAAGCAATACGACAAGTCCTTCGCTTCGAGATCGCGGAAATCGAGCGAACTGAATCCCGGCGTGTCAGCGACGTAACCGCTCCCGATAGGGAGCAGCCGAATCCGCCGTGTCGTATGTTTTCCTCTTCCGAGCGCTTCGGAAATCGCACCTGTCTTCAATTCGAACCGCGGATCGAGTGCATTAAGCAATGACGATTTTCCGACACCCGATTGGCCGGCGAAAACGGACGTTTTCCCGTCCAAAAGCCGTGTGAGCGTTTCAAAGTTTCGTTGATCAGCAGCAGAAGTAAACAATACCTCGTAACCGATCTTGCGATAATCGGCGGCAAAACGCTCCATTTCTTTACGAATGGCGTCGTCCGCCAAATCCGTTTTCGAAAAACAAATGATCGGCAAAATATCGTCCGCTTCCAGCCTGACGAGAAAACGGTCAAGCAAGAGCGGTTGAAAGTCCGGTTCCACCGCCGAAAAGACGAGGATCCCTTGGTCCAAATTGGCCAATGGGGGTCGCAGCATTTCGTTCTTACGCGGTTTGATCTCGAGAACGTAACCTTCTTTGAAATCGACGATGTCCCCGACAAGCGGGGTCACTTTTTTTTGCCGAAAGTTTCCCCTTCCC
This sequence is a window from Bacillales bacterium. Protein-coding genes within it:
- the thiT gene encoding energy-coupled thiamine transporter ThiT, with amino-acid sequence MNLKRTRLITETAVMVALAVVLSYVKFDAPWAYGGSISLEMVPILLMAFRRGVEAGLVTGLIFGIVNFLLNPYLVHPVSILVDYPLAFLLVGIAGVFRLKAGDARLLNGARLFLGTLLGSGLRFAAHFVSGIVWWGSYAPEGTPVVVYSLVYNLGYMIPSFLLSAVVLILLYFGAPKLFQASES
- the rpe gene encoding ribulose-phosphate 3-epimerase, producing MKVAPSILAADFAKLGDEIRDVEQGGADYIHIDVMDGHFVPNLTMGPQVVSAIRPLTELTLDVHLMIEQPDRYIEDFVKSGADIVSVHVETCPHLHRTVHAIKNHGAKAGVVLNPATPLETIRHIIDDVDLVLLMTVNPGFGGQSFIEGVLSKIRSLSDKLKQENRPIEIELDGGITAENASSCIEAGADVLVAGSAIFNKKDRAAAIRAIRGD
- the rsgA gene encoding ribosome small subunit-dependent GTPase A translates to MPEGKIIQSLSGYYDIEHDGEIYRCRGRGNFRQKKVTPLVGDIVDFKEGYVLEIKPRKNEMLRPPLANLDQGILVFSAVEPDFQPLLLDRFLVRLEADDILPIICFSKTDLADDAIRKEMERFAADYRKIGYEVLFTSAADQRNFETLTRLLDGKTSVFAGQSGVGKSSLLNALDPRFELKTGAISEALGRGKHTTRRIRLLPIGSGYVADTPGFSSLDFRDLEAKDLSYCFPEMRALAAECKFRGCTHLAEPKCAVKEAVANKEIPAYRHEHYKQFYEEIQGQKRRY